The Fictibacillus phosphorivorans genomic sequence CAAACAACATCATCTAGAAGATCTGATGAGAGATGCAGAGATTAAACCTATGGTGAACCAAGTGGAATACCATCCTCGTTTATCTCAAGAAAAATTGTTAGCGTTCTGTAAAGAGCAGGGTATCCAATTAGAAGCCTGGAGACCTCTTTTAAAAGGAGAGATCTTTGAGGAACCAACCTTGGTAGAGCTTGCTGATAAATACAAAAAATCCGTTGCTCAAATTATTTTACGATGGGATCTTCAAAACGGTGTGGTTACGATACCTAAATCAGTAACGCAGCATCGGATTGAAGAAAATATTGAACTCTTTGATTTTGAACTATCCAATGAGGATATGACGCGTATCTCTGCGCTAAATCAAGACAAACGTAACGGGGCAGACCCTGATGATCCGGAGTTTTATAAACAGTTTGAGTGATTAGTAAAAGTCTTCCTATTGTTAGGAAGGCTTTTTTTGTGGATTAGTACTTAAAGGCCGTAAACAAACATTTATAAGCCTTCAAAATAATTTATAGTCCCTAATGATAAATTTATGGTCCTTCAAAAAAATTTATAGGCCATAAAAATCAGTTTATAGGCTTTTCGACAAAGCAACCGTTTAAATTCGCTCCCTTCTATATTTTATCGTGTTTTAAATCATTAGATTCGGGAAAAATGATAAACGTAATGTAATGAAAGGGAGTGTAACAATGACAAAACGAGTATTGATCGTCGTCACAAATCATCAAAACATCGGTAATAACAAGACAGGGCTATGGTTAGAGGAGTTTGCGGTTCCTTTCAACGAGTTTCGTGACAAAGGATATGATATTACGGTAAAAAGCATTAAAGGTGGAGATGTTCCGCTAGATCCGAACAGTTTAGAAGGTGTGGATAAAGAAACCTATAAGGAAGCACTGGCACAGCTGGAAGGTACTGCAGAACTTACTTCTGAAGATGCGACGAGCTATGATGCGATCTATCTACCGGGCGGTCATGGTACCGTATTTGATTTTCCAAAGAGTGATGCTTTAAAAGAAGTAGTAAGTCAGATGGCACAAACTAATAAAGTAATCGGTAGTGTCTGTCATGGTCCTGCTGGACTTACAACGGCAACACTTAAAGACGGTACACCAATCGTAAAAGGAAAAACAGTTACAGCCTTTACGGATGAAGAGGAAGAAGAAATGAAGCTAACGAAAGAAGTACCATTCTTACTCGAAACAAAGCTTCGTGAACTTGGCGCAGAGTTTCAACGAGCAGGAAAATGGGAAGATTTCGCGGTAACAGACGGCACACTTGTTACAGGACAGAATCCTCAATCGAGTAGAAGTGTAGCGCTTCGCATGATTGATGTATTGGATAAACAATAGAATTTTTAATGTAAGGGCCAGCCTAGAGCTGGTCTTTTTTTTGTTCATTTAAAGAAAAAACTTAATTTAGTTATGAGTCTTTAGACCTAACATCACCTAATAGCAATAAAAGAACCTGGAAAGAAATTAGGGATAATTTATCATTGACGATGATAATCATTATCAATTAAGGTTATACATGTAATTAGTAATGAGAATCATTTTCATCTAGGCGTCAGATTATCCATTAGGAGGAATAAATGATGAGCATGTTACAAATAGAGATGAACGAAAAATACTTAAAACAACAAGAGAAAAGAGAATCAAATGCAAGATCTTATCCACGTCGAATTCCCATTGCCATTGAGGAAGCAGAAGGAATCTATGTAAAAGATGCAGATGGGAAAACATATATCGATTGCCTAGCAGGAGCGGGGACGCTTGCCCTTGGTCATAATCATCCGGTCGTTATAGATGCAATTGAGAAAGTGCTTCATGACAAGCGTCCGTTACATACACTGGAC encodes the following:
- a CDS encoding type 1 glutamine amidotransferase domain-containing protein, with protein sequence MTKRVLIVVTNHQNIGNNKTGLWLEEFAVPFNEFRDKGYDITVKSIKGGDVPLDPNSLEGVDKETYKEALAQLEGTAELTSEDATSYDAIYLPGGHGTVFDFPKSDALKEVVSQMAQTNKVIGSVCHGPAGLTTATLKDGTPIVKGKTVTAFTDEEEEEMKLTKEVPFLLETKLRELGAEFQRAGKWEDFAVTDGTLVTGQNPQSSRSVALRMIDVLDKQ